From a region of the Methanoculleus receptaculi genome:
- the proS gene encoding proline--tRNA ligase: protein MEEDTGAIPRKEDFSSWYNEILWRAEIMDVRYPVKGLYVWYPHGFGIRKRAYAILREIMDRDHAETMFPLLIPKTEFMKEAEHIKGFEDEVYWVTHGGRTELDVPLALRPTSETAIYPMYSLWIRSHTDLPLKLYQIVNTFRYETKHTRPLIRLREITSFKEAHTVHATREEAEAQVEAAIRLYREFYDRIRVPVIVSRRPAWDRFPGADYTVALDTIMPDGKTLQIGTVHMLGDHFSRTYEITYEDVNGEQQYAYQTCYGISERSIAAVISVHGDDKGLVLPPEVAPIEIVIVPIIVGKRRDEVISAARALELELRDAGYTVKVDDRDMRPGAKYYHWEMRGVPLRIEIGPRDIDANTVVAVSRTGRKTTLDRRGVVEGIHSILAEFGEEISEVARRAMADRITTTSSLEETAEALKTGVAVVHWCGSRECAEKIEAVVDAGIIGSEIHSGLITVSDGPCIACGSKGTSALVARTY from the coding sequence ATGGAAGAAGATACAGGTGCAATCCCCCGGAAAGAAGATTTTTCGAGCTGGTACAACGAGATCCTCTGGCGAGCCGAGATCATGGATGTCCGTTATCCGGTCAAGGGGCTGTATGTCTGGTACCCCCACGGTTTCGGTATCAGGAAACGTGCATACGCAATTCTCCGGGAGATCATGGACCGCGACCATGCTGAGACGATGTTTCCTCTTCTCATCCCGAAGACCGAGTTCATGAAAGAGGCCGAACATATCAAGGGGTTTGAGGATGAGGTTTACTGGGTCACCCACGGCGGCAGGACCGAACTCGACGTCCCGCTCGCCCTCCGTCCTACGAGCGAGACCGCCATCTATCCGATGTACTCACTCTGGATCCGGTCGCACACCGATCTGCCCTTAAAACTCTACCAGATCGTCAATACGTTCCGCTACGAGACAAAGCACACCCGCCCGCTCATCCGTCTCCGGGAGATCACATCGTTTAAGGAGGCGCACACCGTCCACGCAACAAGGGAGGAGGCGGAAGCGCAGGTTGAGGCTGCGATTCGCCTCTACCGTGAGTTCTATGACCGAATCCGGGTGCCGGTGATAGTCTCCCGCCGCCCGGCATGGGACAGGTTCCCTGGCGCAGACTACACCGTCGCCCTCGATACCATCATGCCCGATGGCAAGACGCTCCAGATCGGGACGGTTCATATGCTTGGCGACCACTTCTCCCGCACCTACGAGATCACCTACGAGGACGTTAACGGGGAGCAGCAGTATGCCTATCAGACCTGCTACGGCATATCAGAACGGTCTATTGCGGCTGTGATCAGCGTCCACGGCGACGATAAAGGGCTGGTGCTGCCGCCGGAGGTGGCGCCGATCGAGATAGTAATTGTACCGATCATCGTCGGGAAGAGGCGTGATGAGGTCATCTCGGCTGCCAGGGCGCTTGAACTGGAACTCCGGGATGCTGGCTACACCGTTAAGGTTGACGACCGGGATATGCGGCCGGGGGCGAAGTACTACCACTGGGAGATGCGCGGCGTCCCGTTGCGGATCGAGATCGGGCCCAGAGACATCGATGCAAACACCGTTGTCGCCGTCAGCCGCACCGGCAGGAAGACCACGCTCGACCGGCGTGGTGTTGTTGAAGGGATTCATTCGATCCTTGCAGAGTTTGGCGAGGAGATCTCCGAGGTTGCGCGGCGGGCAATGGCCGACCGCATCACCACCACGTCAAGTCTTGAGGAGACCGCAGAAGCGTTGAAGACCGGGGTTGCAGTGGTTCACTGGTGCGGGTCGCGCGAGTGTGCAGAAAAGATTGAGGCGGTGGTGGATGCGGGCATCATTGGCTCCGAGATCCACTCCGGCCTCATCACAGTCTCGGACGGTCCGTGTATCGCCTGCGGCAGCAAAGGCACGTCTGCCCTGGTTGCCAGAACCTACTGA
- a CDS encoding stage II sporulation protein M — protein sequence MSENSLTRATIFAAVFFAVSIAIGAGFVVLNPGFGDEVLSLFNEQVVGQILSDSLAVLAFRIFLNNLSTCLLLFLGGASLGLVTMLIISVNGLLIGVVTELVRSQQGALYVVAALVPHGIFEIPAVLISGGLGFLLARALIAEWHGAGDAAAEALSLARLFLRVVIPLLAVAAVVEAFITPAILSMIT from the coding sequence ATGTCTGAGAACAGTCTTACCCGTGCCACAATATTTGCGGCCGTCTTCTTTGCGGTATCGATCGCCATCGGCGCAGGCTTCGTCGTCCTCAATCCGGGGTTTGGAGATGAGGTTCTATCGCTATTCAATGAGCAGGTGGTAGGTCAGATACTCTCCGATTCCCTGGCGGTGCTGGCGTTCAGGATCTTCTTGAACAACCTGAGCACATGCCTCCTCCTCTTCCTGGGGGGCGCATCTCTTGGCCTGGTCACGATGCTGATCATCTCGGTCAACGGGCTGTTGATAGGTGTGGTGACAGAACTTGTGAGATCTCAGCAGGGGGCGCTCTACGTCGTGGCGGCGCTCGTCCCGCACGGCATCTTCGAGATACCTGCCGTCCTGATATCGGGGGGGCTCGGTTTTCTCCTTGCACGTGCGCTCATCGCTGAATGGCATGGTGCCGGGGATGCCGCTGCAGAAGCCCTCTCTCTTGCTCGCCTCTTTCTCCGGGTCGTCATCCCTCTTCTTGCGGTCGCTGCGGTTGTGGAGGCATTTATTACGCCCGCAATCCTAAGTATGATAACTTAA
- a CDS encoding DUF63 family protein has product MIREFLYKYYIDPIRYGEAYTLVDTLTYALILVVAVYLLYRGLRRYGIAIDDELVLATLPYVVFGGLLRVVEDTGMITSDLRFLLITPLIFFLIALIAGVALFGGKIAENAGLVSRYSKVYAGVGVAGSLLSGAALVWFGLTETTIALGVLAAILALAAVTSVALWVFLAYVLKWGYVSNLLYKLLIFGHMLDASATSYGIDLHPVHYVEQHVVGGALIDATGTAFSMFLLKFAVIVPAVYVLELYRREGDTGFWHLILLAMIIVGMAPGIRDLTRMVLYV; this is encoded by the coding sequence ATGATTAGGGAGTTCCTCTACAAATATTACATCGATCCTATACGCTATGGTGAAGCGTATACACTTGTCGATACCCTGACATACGCCCTGATCCTTGTTGTAGCGGTTTATCTCCTTTACCGGGGGCTCCGTCGCTATGGGATTGCCATCGATGACGAGCTGGTGCTTGCGACCCTGCCCTACGTTGTCTTTGGCGGTCTCCTGAGGGTCGTTGAGGATACCGGGATGATCACCTCCGATCTCAGGTTTCTCCTGATCACGCCATTGATCTTCTTTCTGATCGCTCTGATCGCAGGCGTTGCCCTCTTTGGAGGGAAGATCGCGGAGAACGCCGGCCTTGTCAGCCGCTACAGCAAGGTATATGCTGGTGTGGGGGTTGCTGGTTCTCTCCTCTCTGGCGCGGCGCTTGTCTGGTTTGGCCTCACAGAGACGACGATCGCGCTCGGCGTCCTCGCCGCCATCCTGGCTCTTGCAGCGGTAACCTCGGTTGCCCTCTGGGTGTTCTTGGCATACGTGCTGAAGTGGGGCTATGTCTCAAACCTGCTCTACAAACTCCTTATATTTGGGCATATGCTGGATGCGAGCGCAACAAGTTACGGCATAGATCTCCACCCAGTCCATTACGTCGAGCAGCACGTTGTTGGTGGGGCGCTTATCGATGCGACAGGCACCGCGTTCTCTATGTTCCTCCTGAAGTTCGCTGTGATCGTGCCTGCCGTGTATGTCCTGGAACTCTACCGCCGCGAGGGGGATACGGGGTTCTGGCACCTCATACTCCTTGCCATGATAATAGTCGGGATGGCGCCGGGGATACGTGATCTCACACGGATGGTGCTTTATGTCTGA
- a CDS encoding NAD(P)-dependent glycerol-1-phosphate dehydrogenase — MSADRINLLRTKVFDKSKWMQLPRDVLIGHDVIEQIPAVCEDLALGDSVLIVSGGRTRDVAGRRVESLLSASYDVRTFIAIDGDPLETIRKAEAAAAEVAFVIGVGGGRVIDTAKIASYNTDRHFISVPTAASHDGIASSRASVPTAEGNVSLAAEPPIAVVADTAVIASAPHRLLASGCADIIANYTAILDWELSHRLRGEPISEYALTLSRMTAEILFDNADLIKPNSEESAWIVTKALVSSGVAMSIAGSSRPASGGEHKFSHALERLAPGKGLHGEKCGIGAIITMYLHGGDWRGIRDSLRKIGAPTTPAEIGVDDETAVEALLAARTIRPERFTILDMGLTRESARNLVRMLYQE; from the coding sequence ATGAGCGCAGACCGCATAAACTTACTCCGAACAAAGGTCTTTGACAAGTCCAAATGGATGCAGCTCCCGCGTGATGTCCTCATCGGTCATGATGTCATCGAGCAGATCCCGGCCGTCTGCGAAGACCTTGCCCTCGGCGACTCTGTGCTCATCGTATCAGGGGGCCGGACGCGGGATGTTGCCGGAAGGCGGGTCGAATCTCTTCTTTCAGCGTCCTATGACGTCAGGACGTTCATCGCGATAGATGGCGACCCCCTCGAGACGATCAGAAAGGCCGAGGCAGCGGCGGCAGAGGTTGCGTTCGTGATCGGTGTCGGGGGGGGCAGGGTGATTGACACTGCAAAGATCGCATCCTACAACACCGACCGCCACTTCATCAGCGTCCCGACTGCTGCGTCGCACGACGGGATAGCCTCGTCAAGGGCATCGGTTCCTACCGCCGAGGGGAACGTCTCGCTCGCCGCTGAGCCTCCCATCGCTGTGGTTGCCGACACCGCCGTCATCGCATCAGCACCACACCGGTTGCTCGCATCCGGGTGTGCGGACATCATCGCAAACTATACCGCGATCCTCGACTGGGAACTCTCTCACCGTCTCAGGGGCGAACCCATATCGGAGTATGCCCTGACGCTCTCCCGCATGACCGCCGAGATCCTATTTGATAACGCAGACCTCATCAAGCCGAACTCCGAGGAGAGTGCCTGGATCGTAACGAAAGCCCTGGTTTCCTCAGGCGTTGCCATGAGCATCGCAGGCTCGTCCCGACCCGCAAGCGGCGGCGAGCACAAGTTCTCCCACGCGCTGGAGCGTCTGGCGCCAGGAAAGGGACTCCACGGCGAGAAGTGCGGTATTGGCGCGATCATCACGATGTACCTCCACGGCGGGGACTGGAGAGGGATTCGCGACTCACTGCGAAAGATCGGCGCTCCGACAACCCCCGCGGAGATCGGGGTGGATGACGAGACCGCCGTGGAGGCACTGCTTGCGGCGCGGACGATCCGGCCGGAACGGTTCACGATACTGGATATGGGGTTGACGCGCGAGTCTGCGCGGAACCTGGTGAGGATGCTCTACCAGGAGTGA
- a CDS encoding UPF0179 family protein: MAEEKVKVTLIGVTLAKPGLDFVYEGILSPECDGCKVRKICHNLQPQKKYRIAAVRPNTRHDCPVHHEAVIAVDVVEGPVVALISAEMAIVNSKVSYEFTCPRTGCRGYRLCHPDGIIDGGKYIIDEVLGNAPDVCERGWTLKLVELRPV, from the coding sequence ATGGCAGAGGAGAAGGTAAAGGTGACCCTGATCGGGGTAACACTCGCAAAACCGGGACTTGATTTCGTCTATGAAGGCATTCTGTCTCCTGAGTGCGATGGCTGCAAGGTGCGCAAGATCTGTCACAACCTTCAGCCACAAAAGAAGTATCGGATCGCTGCTGTCCGCCCGAACACCCGGCACGACTGCCCCGTCCACCACGAGGCGGTGATCGCTGTCGACGTCGTGGAAGGGCCGGTCGTCGCGCTGATCAGCGCTGAGATGGCAATCGTGAACTCGAAGGTCAGTTACGAGTTTACCTGTCCACGAACGGGCTGCCGGGGCTACCGGCTCTGCCACCCAGATGGTATCATCGACGGGGGAAAGTACATCATCGATGAGGTTCTTGGCAACGCCCCCGATGTATGCGAGCGAGGCTGGACTCTCAAACTCGTGGAACTGCGGCCGGTCTGA
- a CDS encoding ADP-ribosylglycohydrolase family protein, translating into MLKTRGVGALIGLAIGDAMGAPLEALPPPRMTVTEMEGGGVHDVLPGQYTDDTLQAAALAQTLLACGGFDPDDFARRLVRVYHANPKFFGPTSRAVLDLIERGIPAGTAARLVHEERGGSRSNGCVMRGIPIGIFYPPDEVREVSLAASRVTHFDPAAGEASAFVNMMVSGMCRGEEAATSFGRALRACRDHELLGMLENYRAYPPVPSLDAIVCTHCAVRVFMDARSFKDAVIAAINLGGDADTVGAITGGLAGARFGLEAIPSSWLARLRDLDELLSLAWRLVGVSRP; encoded by the coding sequence ATGCTCAAGACGCGCGGCGTCGGAGCCCTTATCGGGCTTGCAATCGGGGATGCCATGGGCGCGCCCCTTGAAGCCCTTCCTCCGCCTCGAATGACCGTAACGGAGATGGAGGGTGGAGGGGTTCATGACGTCCTGCCGGGGCAGTACACCGACGACACCCTCCAGGCAGCGGCCCTGGCGCAGACCCTTCTTGCGTGCGGAGGTTTCGACCCCGATGACTTCGCTCGGCGACTGGTTCGGGTATATCACGCTAACCCGAAGTTCTTCGGGCCGACATCGCGTGCCGTCCTCGATCTGATCGAGAGGGGTATTCCAGCCGGGACCGCCGCAAGACTGGTCCACGAAGAGCGGGGGGGCAGCCGGAGTAACGGCTGCGTCATGCGCGGCATCCCGATCGGGATCTTTTATCCACCGGATGAAGTGCGGGAGGTGAGTCTTGCCGCCTCGCGCGTGACCCACTTTGATCCCGCGGCCGGCGAGGCTTCGGCGTTCGTCAACATGATGGTCAGCGGGATGTGCCGGGGTGAGGAGGCTGCAACTTCCTTCGGGCGGGCGCTCAGAGCCTGCCGTGATCATGAACTCCTGGGGATGCTCGAGAATTATCGGGCATACCCGCCGGTGCCGTCGCTTGATGCTATAGTCTGCACCCACTGCGCTGTCAGGGTCTTCATGGATGCCAGGTCGTTTAAAGACGCGGTCATTGCGGCTATAAACCTGGGGGGTGACGCAGACACCGTTGGTGCGATCACAGGCGGGCTTGCCGGGGCGAGGTTCGGGCTTGAGGCCATCCCGTCATCGTGGCTTGCCAGACTTCGTGACCTCGACGAACTCCTCTCTCTCGCCTGGCGGCTTGTAGGGGTCAGCAGGCCGTAG
- a CDS encoding UPF0058 family protein, producing the protein MQKEELLHLHMLLVQVKKYYETVTGEEIQADQYNALHISPVHIHKNKVTHKKAILTLGNEIVQHIRANHNPYIQYQTDFQSQSERIATEH; encoded by the coding sequence GTGCAAAAGGAAGAGCTGCTCCACCTGCATATGCTGTTAGTTCAAGTCAAGAAGTACTACGAGACCGTCACCGGGGAAGAGATCCAGGCCGACCAGTATAACGCTCTCCACATATCCCCCGTGCATATCCACAAGAACAAGGTAACACACAAGAAAGCCATACTGACTCTTGGAAACGAGATCGTCCAGCACATCAGGGCCAACCACAACCCCTACATCCAGTATCAAACCGATTTTCAGTCACAGTCCGAACGTATTGCAACCGAACACTAA
- a CDS encoding tRNA uridine(34) 5-carboxymethylaminomethyl modification radical SAM/GNAT enzyme Elp3: MSDTDTYREIISRILSTGHSPADVQKIKLEFCREYGIDMPRNSAILAAASAEERELLRHLLQVKPTRTLSGVAPVAVMTSPHPCPHGRCLPCPGGPEHPFGSPQSYTGEEPAALRAREHGFDPYAQVQARLGQFEALGHHIEKAEVIVMGGTITARPIDYQEWFVGAAVQAMNDYPRAGTAPAGPDLDAIAASNESARVRCVAITFETRPDWCLKEHINRMLGMGVTKVELGVQHLDDRILEYNRRGHTVAETVAANGLLRDAGLKVGFHVMPNLPGASMADDRRMFEDLFADERFRPDFLKIYPTLVTPGTEIEALWERGEYQPYTEDELIDLVAYAKSLLPEYVRLQRIQRDIPARLITAGSRHSNFRQLAGARLREQGGRCRCIRCREAGRSPAPEEVSISTLVYRACGGEERFIQAGSKDTLIGFARLRFPQQTFREELTGAALLRELHVYGSLVPISTPASPEEWQHRSYGAQLLSRAEEEARDHGCRRIAVMSGVGVRPYYRKQGYERVGPYMIKTFP; this comes from the coding sequence ATGAGCGATACCGATACATACCGGGAGATCATCTCCCGCATCCTTTCTACCGGGCACAGCCCTGCCGACGTCCAGAAGATCAAACTGGAGTTCTGCCGGGAGTACGGGATCGATATGCCCCGAAACTCGGCGATCCTTGCCGCCGCTTCAGCGGAAGAGCGTGAACTGCTCAGGCATCTCCTCCAGGTGAAACCCACACGGACGCTATCGGGCGTTGCCCCCGTTGCGGTGATGACCTCCCCTCATCCCTGTCCCCACGGCAGATGTCTCCCATGCCCCGGCGGGCCTGAGCACCCCTTCGGGTCGCCGCAGAGTTACACGGGTGAGGAGCCAGCTGCACTCCGGGCAAGAGAGCACGGTTTCGACCCCTACGCCCAGGTGCAGGCACGTCTCGGGCAGTTTGAGGCGCTCGGCCACCACATCGAGAAGGCGGAGGTGATCGTGATGGGCGGGACGATCACCGCCCGACCGATCGATTACCAGGAGTGGTTCGTCGGCGCGGCCGTTCAGGCTATGAACGATTATCCGCGGGCGGGCACGGCACCAGCAGGACCCGATCTCGATGCAATCGCCGCCTCAAACGAGTCTGCAAGGGTCAGGTGTGTCGCGATAACCTTTGAGACGCGGCCTGACTGGTGCCTCAAAGAGCATATTAACCGGATGCTTGGGATGGGCGTGACCAAGGTGGAACTTGGCGTCCAGCACCTGGACGACCGTATCTTGGAGTATAACCGACGCGGGCATACCGTCGCAGAGACGGTTGCGGCGAACGGTCTCCTGCGCGATGCCGGGTTGAAGGTGGGGTTCCACGTGATGCCGAATCTCCCGGGAGCGAGCATGGCTGATGACCGCCGGATGTTTGAGGACCTCTTCGCCGATGAGCGGTTCAGACCGGATTTCCTGAAGATATACCCGACACTGGTGACGCCGGGCACGGAGATAGAGGCACTCTGGGAACGCGGCGAATACCAGCCCTACACAGAGGATGAACTGATCGATCTCGTCGCCTATGCAAAGTCTCTCCTCCCGGAGTATGTCCGGCTCCAGCGCATCCAGCGGGATATTCCGGCAAGGTTGATCACCGCGGGTTCAAGGCACAGCAACTTCAGGCAGCTTGCAGGAGCGCGACTCCGAGAGCAGGGAGGCCGATGCCGGTGCATCCGGTGCCGTGAGGCAGGGCGGTCACCGGCTCCGGAAGAGGTGAGTATCTCGACCCTGGTCTATCGTGCATGCGGTGGGGAGGAGCGGTTCATACAGGCAGGCTCAAAAGACACCCTCATCGGGTTTGCAAGGCTCCGGTTTCCGCAGCAGACGTTCCGCGAGGAACTCACCGGCGCGGCACTCCTGCGCGAACTCCACGTTTACGGGAGTCTGGTCCCGATAAGCACCCCTGCGTCCCCTGAGGAGTGGCAGCACCGCAGTTACGGTGCGCAACTCCTCTCACGAGCGGAAGAGGAGGCACGGGATCATGGTTGCCGCCGTATCGCGGTGATGAGCGGTGTGGGTGTGCGGCCCTACTACAGGAAACAGGGATATGAACGTGTGGGGCCATACATGATCAAGACATTCCCATGA
- a CDS encoding DNA primase small subunit PriS, which translates to MKPATLEFVKQRFADYYRRCNLIVPSSFEQREWGFVFFDAAPELRMRRHMAFTDRDELTAYVKNLVPAHVYYSTAYYQTPSAPKMNEKDWAGADLVFDLDADQIVRGPYAMMLARVKEETLKLIEMLTEELGFSRNRMRIVFSGGRGYHIHITDIAVSGWGSQERREIVDYVCGIGLDPEIMLSSGGEPRGWRRRYTETLRGYLSHLAALDPAEATARLTGLEGIGKRTAAQFVADAGALSRAPAEELLQNRVVRAITASPEFEKRLRDAGAHADEPVTTDIKRLIRTPGTLHGGSGMRVVPLDLHDLEDFDPLVDAVVFGERDIRVDVKANFVASMLGNTYTLKAGTQTVPEALAIYLCCRNMAEIAGGG; encoded by the coding sequence ATGAAACCCGCGACCCTCGAGTTCGTGAAACAGAGGTTTGCCGACTATTACCGGCGGTGCAACCTCATCGTCCCTTCATCCTTCGAGCAGCGCGAATGGGGTTTTGTCTTCTTCGACGCCGCACCAGAACTCCGGATGCGGCGGCATATGGCTTTTACCGACCGTGATGAGCTCACCGCCTACGTTAAAAACCTGGTCCCCGCGCACGTATACTACTCGACGGCCTACTACCAGACACCGTCGGCACCAAAGATGAACGAGAAAGACTGGGCCGGTGCCGACCTTGTCTTCGATCTCGATGCCGACCAGATAGTTCGCGGTCCCTACGCGATGATGCTTGCACGTGTCAAGGAGGAGACACTGAAACTGATCGAGATGCTGACCGAAGAACTGGGGTTCTCGCGCAACCGTATGCGTATCGTCTTCTCCGGGGGGCGGGGCTATCACATACACATCACCGATATCGCTGTTTCAGGCTGGGGAAGCCAGGAGCGGCGCGAGATTGTGGATTACGTATGCGGGATAGGACTCGATCCAGAGATTATGCTCTCTTCCGGGGGCGAACCGAGGGGATGGCGACGGCGCTACACGGAGACGCTTCGAGGCTACCTCTCACACCTTGCAGCTCTCGACCCTGCGGAGGCAACAGCCCGCCTCACAGGTCTTGAGGGTATCGGCAAACGGACGGCAGCACAGTTCGTGGCAGATGCCGGGGCCCTCTCCAGGGCCCCGGCAGAGGAACTCCTGCAGAACAGGGTTGTTCGGGCAATCACGGCATCACCCGAGTTTGAGAAGAGGCTCAGGGACGCCGGTGCGCATGCAGATGAACCAGTCACGACCGATATCAAACGGCTTATCCGGACACCGGGAACGCTGCACGGCGGCAGCGGGATGCGGGTCGTCCCACTCGATCTCCACGACCTGGAGGACTTCGACCCCCTTGTGGACGCGGTGGTCTTTGGCGAGAGGGATATCCGGGTGGACGTTAAGGCAAACTTCGTCGCATCAATGCTCGGGAACACCTACACGCTCAAGGCAGGGACCCAGACAGTCCCGGAAGCGCTTGCGATCTATCTATGCTGCAGGAACATGGCAGAGATAGCAGGGGGTGGATGA
- a CDS encoding 50S ribosomal protein L44e: MKMPSKFKTYCPFCRSHQIHEVVKVKRGKVRHFNWIDRQKARRSTVGNMGKFSKVPGGDKPTKRTNVKYRCTVCGKSHLRPGVRIGKFELTE; this comes from the coding sequence ATGAAAATGCCGTCCAAATTCAAGACTTACTGCCCGTTCTGCAGGAGTCACCAGATTCACGAGGTTGTGAAGGTTAAGAGGGGCAAAGTGCGTCACTTCAACTGGATCGACCGCCAGAAGGCACGCAGGAGCACGGTTGGAAACATGGGCAAGTTCAGCAAGGTTCCTGGCGGCGACAAACCGACAAAGAGGACAAATGTCAAATACAGATGCACGGTCTGTGGAAAGTCCCATCTCCGCCCCGGGGTCAGGATCGGCAAATTCGAACTTACGGAGTGA
- a CDS encoding 30S ribosomal protein S27e gives MVQVSRENRSKFLKVRCPDCENEQLVFERASTIVECNICGRVLAEPRGGKADIKAEVVAVVE, from the coding sequence ATGGTCCAGGTGAGCAGGGAGAACAGGAGCAAGTTCCTGAAGGTAAGGTGCCCCGACTGCGAGAACGAGCAACTCGTTTTTGAGCGAGCAAGCACAATTGTTGAGTGTAACATCTGCGGGCGGGTTCTTGCAGAACCCCGTGGCGGAAAAGCCGATATAAAGGCTGAGGTTGTTGCTGTAGTTGAGTGA
- a CDS encoding translation initiation factor IF-2 subunit alpha: MHEREWPEEGELVVCTVSDVKDFAAFVSLDEYNGRRGLIPISEIARGWIKHIRDYVREGQKVVCKVLNVDPDRGHIDLSLKDVNEHQRREKIHEWKNEQKAAKWIGFAAEAAGVDRGIIEEAIYREYGQLYPAFEEIVGTGGEAAERLNLDEPVKRALITIANENVKVPRVTISGYLILSTPRPDGVNVIRRALRSAQPKMDNVDIDLVYIGAPKYRIKVTAPDYKEAEKAIEKAANAAIGVVERAGGAGKFIRKQKTG; this comes from the coding sequence ATGCACGAGAGAGAGTGGCCCGAGGAAGGAGAACTTGTCGTCTGCACCGTCTCTGATGTCAAGGACTTTGCGGCGTTCGTGAGCCTTGATGAGTACAACGGCCGTAGAGGGCTCATACCGATCTCCGAGATAGCGCGGGGCTGGATTAAGCACATCCGGGACTACGTACGTGAAGGGCAGAAGGTCGTCTGCAAGGTCCTGAACGTGGATCCTGACCGTGGTCACATCGATCTCTCGTTAAAAGACGTGAACGAGCACCAGCGGCGTGAGAAGATTCACGAGTGGAAGAACGAGCAGAAAGCCGCAAAATGGATCGGGTTTGCTGCCGAGGCTGCCGGGGTGGACAGGGGCATAATCGAAGAAGCCATATACCGTGAATATGGTCAGTTGTACCCCGCATTCGAAGAGATCGTCGGCACAGGCGGAGAGGCTGCAGAGAGGCTGAACCTGGATGAACCTGTCAAAAGAGCACTCATAACCATCGCAAACGAGAACGTAAAAGTTCCAAGGGTGACGATCAGCGGATATCTGATCCTCTCAACACCACGGCCCGATGGTGTCAACGTGATCCGCCGGGCGCTACGGAGTGCGCAGCCGAAGATGGACAACGTGGATATCGATCTGGTCTACATCGGCGCCCCGAAATACAGGATAAAGGTGACCGCACCGGATTACAAGGAGGCCGAGAAGGCAATCGAGAAGGCGGCAAACGCCGCCATCGGTGTGGTTGAGCGGGCCGGTGGCGCTGGGAAGTTTATCCGGAAACAGAAGACCGGATAG
- a CDS encoding RNA-protein complex protein Nop10: MSSRIRRCPHDGRYTLSIICPVCCRPCGPAHPARFSPQDRYGYYRRTLRRWKTSQ, translated from the coding sequence ATGAGCAGTCGTATTCGCCGATGTCCACACGACGGGAGATACACTCTCTCAATCATCTGCCCGGTCTGCTGTCGGCCATGCGGGCCGGCTCACCCGGCACGTTTTTCACCACAGGATAGGTACGGGTATTACAGGAGGACGCTGCGCAGATGGAAGACGTCACAGTAA
- a CDS encoding proteasome assembly chaperone family protein, which produces MEDVTVTFTRDDEIEASVLIEGLPGIGHVGKLVAEHLIHELEAEKIGEISSIYFPPQVVVDERGVAHLVNNEIYRCDKNGLAILFLVGDFQSTSAEGHYILTECYLDIAQDLGVRRIYTLGGYGVGHLVENPRVLAAVNMEHLLSEVEGAGGAFEGGGMIVGASGLLLGLGFARGMEGVCLMGETSGYIVDPRSADNLLTVLSCLLGIKVDHTLLQQRAEEMERIIAKIQETEEARGREDLNYIG; this is translated from the coding sequence ATGGAAGACGTCACAGTAACCTTCACAAGAGATGATGAGATCGAGGCCTCAGTCCTGATCGAGGGGCTGCCCGGCATAGGACACGTTGGGAAACTTGTTGCCGAGCACCTGATCCATGAACTTGAGGCCGAGAAGATCGGGGAGATCTCCTCGATCTATTTCCCGCCGCAGGTGGTGGTCGACGAGCGTGGCGTCGCACATCTTGTCAACAATGAGATCTATCGTTGTGATAAGAACGGGCTGGCGATACTCTTTCTCGTTGGGGATTTCCAGAGCACCTCGGCCGAAGGCCATTATATCCTGACCGAATGCTATCTGGACATTGCGCAGGATCTTGGTGTGCGGCGGATATACACCCTGGGAGGCTACGGTGTTGGCCACCTGGTCGAGAACCCGAGGGTGCTTGCCGCGGTTAACATGGAGCACCTCCTCTCCGAGGTGGAGGGCGCCGGAGGAGCATTTGAGGGCGGCGGGATGATCGTCGGGGCTTCAGGCCTTCTGCTCGGCCTAGGGTTCGCACGGGGCATGGAGGGTGTATGCCTGATGGGCGAGACAAGCGGCTATATCGTCGATCCAAGAAGTGCCGACAACCTGCTCACGGTGCTCTCCTGCCTCCTCGGGATCAAGGTCGACCATACCCTTCTGCAACAGCGTGCCGAGGAGATGGAACGGATCATAGCAAAGATCCAGGAGACCGAAGAGGCCAGAGGCCGTGAAGACCTGAACTATATCGGGTAA